The genome window TCTTAACTCTTAGATAGTAATTCAACAATAGTCTTTCTAATATCAAATGCTATCCTCTTACCAAGTTCAGTCCCTGGACCTATAAAGTATTCATTACCCGGCAATGATCCAACAGCTACTGCATCGCTCACTGTTCCAGTAAAGTTATATCCCAAATCTCTTAAGGCACTTGCCTTTGCTTCAGTCACTGTCCTTATTAAATCTACTAGTCCATTTACGTTTAATCCCTTATTTACGAACACCCCGATATTTATGGTACAACCTGCGTCTTCTCCACTTTCACCAATTCCGGCACTTACGAAGAGTTTTCCCCAATCGGTTTCTTTAAAAGTGTAATCCCTTGCAGCAGTCATAAATATAACCGCTGATTTATAAGGACACCAATCAATTACGTCACTCCAAGGGTTATTACTACAATAGCTCTTATCAACGAAAATACTACAAATTTGATTAACTCTAATTATTCCTTCCGGATATAAGGCTGAAGTTAAAGTTATATAATCTGTCCCAAGGTTAAACCTAACCACTTTGGGGTTCATAAACTATAAGGTTCAATACTCCTCTTTAAATTATTGGTTTAGATTAGATGTAACTTAGTTTTTAATAAGATTATAAGTCAAATGTATTAGTTCGATTATTCGAAACAAATGATTCCTAAAGGCGAATCCATAACTTTTTAAACTCTTTAAACATTAGAATATTTATGAGTGGAGTTAAAAAAGAATATGACATAATCCATAAGGAGTTAAGGGAGCAGAGTTTTATTAGAACTGACTATCCACCAAATCCCTCTGAGATATTATGGAATAGAAAGGTAATGGCTATGAAAAGGGAGGAACTTGATAAGATTAAGACACTTAGGCTAAAGAGAATTGTGAAGTGGGCGTGGGAGAACATTGAATTCTATAGGAAGTTCTGGAAAGCTAAGAACTTCGAACCAGAAATGATAAAGGATTGGAGAGACGTAACTAAAATACCAGTTTTGAGAAAGGATGAAATTAGGAAGGATATACAACAAAATCCTCCGTTTGGAAACATATTTCATCCAGAATTAGCTAGGTACATAAGGTTTGTCGGAGCAACTTCCGGTTCAACTGGATTACCCACTTTTCAAGGTTGGGGAGCTTTAGAATTAGACTACTTCCAAGAGGCCCAGGCTAGATATTTGTGGACTTTCGCCGAAGTTAAGCCAAATAGAGTTTACGCTAACTACTTAAACATGAGTGGATTTTACAGCTGGGGTCCTCCAGTTGTTGAGACTGCAATGTGGAGATGTGGAGCAACTGCAATAGCAGGAGGTGGTGAGACTTACTTCTCATGGAAGAATAGGCACAACTTAATCTTCAAACTTTGGAAAGTTGACGTTTTTGCCACTACTCCTTGGCTACATAGGCTCGTGGGGGAGGAGGCTGTGTTAGAGGGATGGGAGACTCCATTTAAGGTTTTGTTGCTTCATGGTGGTGCAGCAGCTGAAAACACAAAGAAGAAACTGTTCAAGGTTCATCCGAATGCTGAATTGGCTATAAGTGTTTGGGGAACTACTGATGGGCATATGGCTATTGAGGTTCCGGGATTAGAAGGGCAATTAGTGATTTGGGAGAACATGGAAATATTCGACGTTGTAGATCCTAAGACTGATGAACCAGTTGCCGAGGGAGAGAGGGGTGAATTGATAGCTACCTTATTGAATCACTTTACCATGCCGTTAATTCGGTATAGTTTAGGAGATTACGTTAAGAACGAGTTCTTAACTGACCCAGATCCCAAATATGGCATAATCCATATGAGATTTGCTGAGCCAGTACCCGGTAGAGTGGAGTGGATGTTCTTCGTTAAAGGAAAATTATTGTTGCCAATTTACGTTGAGGATGCTATAAATGAGATTCCAGATACTACTGGAATGTTTAACATTTTCATCTATGATAATAGTATGGATAAATTAAAGATTAGAATAGAGACTAGGAAGGAACAAGTTGATTCAAATTACGATAAGCAAGCTAGGGAAATATTAGCTAGTAGGATTGGAATTAATCCAGACGACATTGAAATAGAGTGGGTAAAGCCTGGAAATACAATATGGACTGGTTATAAGTTACAAGTATTTGTAGACTAAAGGAAGAAGAAATAGTTCCTTTTTTAATTCCTCATAAGTTATAGTTTATTTTATAAAAAAGCAAAAATAATAACAGAAAAGTTCTTATGCAAGATTTCACAATAAAATAATTTGGGTGAGACAATTGATTATAGTTGAGACAAAGGATGGAAAAAAGGAGGAAATTCCGATAATCGACTACCACGTACACGTTTGGAAGGCTAATGAGGAAAATTGGCTAAGACCAGAACTTGCCAAGGGTTGGATTGATTGTTTCTACGACTATCATAAATCCCTAAGTCCGGAGGATTACCTCATGGACTATAACACTTTCAAATATTACGGTTCAAATAGAATGATCGAGGATGTTTTCATTAACGGTTATGTTGATATTGCTATAACTCAACCGCAATATTTACAATACTTCTATCGTGAACCTTTTGGAAATACCGAGGAGTTTGGTAAACTAGCTTTGAGTAACCCTCATAGGTTTGTTATAGGAACAAGATGGGATCCTAGAGATGGTGAGGAAGGGAAGAAAAAATTGGAGGAAGATGTTAGAAGATACAGGGTTAAGCCCTGGCAGATGAGACATGTTAAGCTGTATACTGCGGAGTGGAAGGACGTCAACGGTAAGCTGTCAAGGGGATGGAGACTAGACTCTAAGGAAGCATTTGATTTCATAGAATTCAGTAAAGGTTTAGGGATAGATATTTTAGTAGCCCATAAGGGACCAACTGTATGGCCATTGGATAAGGACGCATTTGACATAACTGACGTTGATGCTGCAGCGTCTTCTTTCCCAGAAATTAAGTTCGTAGTCACGCATATAGGATTACCTAGATTAGACGATTTCGTGTGGACTGCAGTTCAAGATAAGAACATTTACGCAGGATTAGCTGTAGCTTCTGCCTTCATACATAAGAGACCTAGGTATTTCGCTCAAATAATGGCTGAATTGCTATTTTGGTTAGGTCCGGATAGGATTTTGATGGGTTCAGATTACGCAATTTGGAATCCAAAATGGATATTGGAGGAGTTCATGAAATTTGAATTACCTCAAGATGTGGAGAAGGAATACGGTGTGGAGCTAACGTTAGAGGTAAAGAAGAAGATCCTATTTGAAAATGCATCTAAATTATGGGGCATTTCCCTACCTCCTAAAGATGACGAGATTGGTAAGAGAGCTAAACCACTTATAGTAAAGGTGTGAAGGATTGCTTGAGGATGTGATTGATCCAGAAACTAATTACTCCATAATCGAAATGGGTTTCATAAGAAAGATAGAGGAGATTGAAGAGGGTAAGATAAAAATCACTTTATCACCTCCTACTTTTTGGT of Sulfolobus sp. E5-1-F contains these proteins:
- a CDS encoding amidohydrolase family protein, which translates into the protein MIIVETKDGKKEEIPIIDYHVHVWKANEENWLRPELAKGWIDCFYDYHKSLSPEDYLMDYNTFKYYGSNRMIEDVFINGYVDIAITQPQYLQYFYREPFGNTEEFGKLALSNPHRFVIGTRWDPRDGEEGKKKLEEDVRRYRVKPWQMRHVKLYTAEWKDVNGKLSRGWRLDSKEAFDFIEFSKGLGIDILVAHKGPTVWPLDKDAFDITDVDAAASSFPEIKFVVTHIGLPRLDDFVWTAVQDKNIYAGLAVASAFIHKRPRYFAQIMAELLFWLGPDRILMGSDYAIWNPKWILEEFMKFELPQDVEKEYGVELTLEVKKKILFENASKLWGISLPPKDDEIGKRAKPLIVKV
- a CDS encoding adenosylcobinamide amidohydrolase, with translation MNPKVVRFNLGTDYITLTSALYPEGIIRVNQICSIFVDKSYCSNNPWSDVIDWCPYKSAVIFMTAARDYTFKETDWGKLFVSAGIGESGEDAGCTINIGVFVNKGLNVNGLVDLIRTVTEAKASALRDLGYNFTGTVSDAVAVGSLPGNEYFIGPGTELGKRIAFDIRKTIVELLSKS
- a CDS encoding phenylacetate--CoA ligase family protein produces the protein MSGVKKEYDIIHKELREQSFIRTDYPPNPSEILWNRKVMAMKREELDKIKTLRLKRIVKWAWENIEFYRKFWKAKNFEPEMIKDWRDVTKIPVLRKDEIRKDIQQNPPFGNIFHPELARYIRFVGATSGSTGLPTFQGWGALELDYFQEAQARYLWTFAEVKPNRVYANYLNMSGFYSWGPPVVETAMWRCGATAIAGGGETYFSWKNRHNLIFKLWKVDVFATTPWLHRLVGEEAVLEGWETPFKVLLLHGGAAAENTKKKLFKVHPNAELAISVWGTTDGHMAIEVPGLEGQLVIWENMEIFDVVDPKTDEPVAEGERGELIATLLNHFTMPLIRYSLGDYVKNEFLTDPDPKYGIIHMRFAEPVPGRVEWMFFVKGKLLLPIYVEDAINEIPDTTGMFNIFIYDNSMDKLKIRIETRKEQVDSNYDKQAREILASRIGINPDDIEIEWVKPGNTIWTGYKLQVFVD